Proteins encoded by one window of Gemmatimonas aurantiaca:
- a CDS encoding MarR family transcriptional regulator, with product MDTASQSDPILLRLREGFDRIAFVGRADLWAASGDAGLNPTQAQVLALLTGRPAGLRPKEIAAHLAISAASITDTLNALVRKGLVWRAADPADQRAVIIRATPEGVRVGEEIAHAASQVGDALASLPSVAQEALLLTQIALIRQLQTSGAIPVQRMCVSCRHFRPHVHADAAHPHHCAFVDAAFGSRDLRLDCGEHETADAVVQHTAWTSLAERSPMLHAQPLR from the coding sequence ATGGACACAGCGTCACAATCCGATCCGATTCTCCTCCGCCTCCGGGAGGGGTTCGACCGTATCGCATTCGTGGGACGGGCCGATCTGTGGGCGGCCTCGGGTGACGCGGGGCTGAATCCCACGCAGGCGCAGGTGCTGGCGTTGCTGACCGGCCGGCCAGCAGGACTTCGACCCAAAGAGATTGCCGCGCATCTCGCGATCTCGGCGGCGAGCATCACCGATACGCTGAATGCGCTCGTCCGCAAAGGTCTCGTGTGGCGCGCCGCCGATCCGGCCGATCAACGCGCGGTGATCATCCGGGCCACGCCGGAGGGCGTTCGTGTGGGCGAGGAGATCGCCCACGCTGCCTCCCAGGTCGGCGACGCGCTCGCGTCGTTGCCATCGGTCGCACAGGAAGCGCTGTTGCTCACGCAGATCGCGCTCATCCGGCAACTGCAGACCTCGGGCGCCATTCCGGTGCAGCGCATGTGTGTCTCCTGCCGTCATTTCCGCCCGCACGTCCATGCCGACGCGGCCCACCCCCACCACTGCGCGTTCGTGGACGCCGCCTTCGGCAGTCGCGATCTGCGGCTCGATTGCGGCGAACACGAGACGGCCGATGCCGTCGTTCAACACACCGCGTGGACGTCGCTCGCGGAGCGATCGCCGATGCTCCACGCCCAACCTCTGCGCTGA